The sequence AGGAAGTTGAGAGCACGAGCTTTACTGATTGTTCTGATGATTTTTTCCGTAGCGTTTGTTTACTCAGGTTGCAAGAAGAAAGAGCCCATACCCGAACCGATGCCGGAGACTTCGGCGCCACCAACCACAGGTGAGGCGCCGCCTCTTGTAGAGAGGCCTACAGAAGGGGAACCTCAAACAGCGGATATTTTTGAAGAATGCACCAGGCAACTGCAACCGGTTTTCTTTGATTTCAACAGATCTGAGATCCGCGAAGACCAGATAGCGGCGTTGCAAAACAATGCTCGAGTGCTGAAATCACCAACGTGCGGCACAGTTACAGTGTTGATTGAAGGACATTGTGATGAACGCGGCACGGATGAATACAATCTGGCTCTCGGAGAACGAAGAGCCGACTCCGCAAAGGATTATTTGGTTACACTGGGTATTCCTGACAACCGGCTCAGTACTCTCAGTTATGGAGAAAGCCGTCCGTTTGCGCAGGGGCAAGGCGAAGATGCCTGGTCGCAAAACCGGAGAGCGCATTTTGTCGCTGTTAGAAAGTAATTGAAAGATTTACCGGCGGGACGTTTGTAGTAGCGGCTTCAGTCGCTATCCCACAAACGTTTCGCCTTTTCTATTTGAGAATGAAACCGCCAAGACGCCAAGGCGCCAAGAAATAGACTCCAAAGTCTTGGCGTTCCTGGCGACTTGGCGGTTAAATTAAAGTTATGAAACGTATTTTGGTTCTGTTTTTATTTGTCGCCTTTGGTGTGACTGCTTACGCAGGCACCAAAGAAGACATGGCGCAGATTCAGAGAAACCTGCTGGAGATTCAACAGCAGTTCTGGGATCTGGAAAAGAAGTTAAAAGACAACAGCGCTTCTGTGGAAGCAACAGTGAAAAGTGTTCAGGGTTCCACGGAAGAATTGCGTCAGGTACAGGCAACTCTTAACGCAAAACTGGAAAAGATTCTGAATGAGCTCCAGGCGCTTCATGAAAAGGTAGAGGATACGAATCGCCGTGTTCGCGATTTATCGGTTCCTGCCGCTGGCGGGATGCCGCCCGGTGCTACTAATCCGGTAGAAGAGCCCCGCCAGAATCCCAATCCAGCGCCACCTCAGCCAACAGCGGCTGGTATTGGTGAGCAGCAGGTCTATCAAAATGCGATGGGAGAGTACACAAAGGGAAGATTTGAGCAGGCGTTACGCGGGTTTCAGGATTTGCTGGATCAATTTCCGAATTCCAAGCTATCCGATGATGCTCAATTCATGATCGGCGAATCCTACTATGGAATGAAAGAATACGTAGATGCCGTTTCAGAATATGATAAGGTCATCAAAAGCTATCCGGACTCGGACAGGGTTTCAGGAGCACGATTGAAGAAGGCATTTTCACTTTTTTCGCTGGGCAAGAAAGGCCAGGGCGTTATTGAGCTCCAGCAAATTGTCCAGCGCTATCCATCTACCAAAGAAGCCGAGATAGCACGACAAAGGCTTGAGGAGCTTGGCCTGGAATGAAAAGGGGGCAAAGATGAAATCCATTAACAAAGTCATTTTGATTGGTCACCTGGGACGCGCTCCCGA is a genomic window of bacterium containing:
- a CDS encoding OmpA family protein produces the protein MRARALLIVLMIFSVAFVYSGCKKKEPIPEPMPETSAPPTTGEAPPLVERPTEGEPQTADIFEECTRQLQPVFFDFNRSEIREDQIAALQNNARVLKSPTCGTVTVLIEGHCDERGTDEYNLALGERRADSAKDYLVTLGIPDNRLSTLSYGESRPFAQGQGEDAWSQNRRAHFVAVRK
- the ybgF gene encoding tol-pal system protein YbgF, translated to MKRILVLFLFVAFGVTAYAGTKEDMAQIQRNLLEIQQQFWDLEKKLKDNSASVEATVKSVQGSTEELRQVQATLNAKLEKILNELQALHEKVEDTNRRVRDLSVPAAGGMPPGATNPVEEPRQNPNPAPPQPTAAGIGEQQVYQNAMGEYTKGRFEQALRGFQDLLDQFPNSKLSDDAQFMIGESYYGMKEYVDAVSEYDKVIKSYPDSDRVSGARLKKAFSLFSLGKKGQGVIELQQIVQRYPSTKEAEIARQRLEELGLE